The following nucleotide sequence is from Hippopotamus amphibius kiboko isolate mHipAmp2 chromosome 11, mHipAmp2.hap2, whole genome shotgun sequence.
TATCGTATTTTggcccttttctctctccatggGTCACTGTCTTGGTCTGGTTTCCCATCCAGCTTCCATACTgctgccagagtgatctttttgaAAACAGATCGGACCATGTCACTCTCCCTGCTTAAAACTTCTTTGGCACCCTCTTACCTATAAGATAATGTATTAACTCTTCAGAGAGCCTGCCGTCCTCAGCGTTTCCCCCTCCTCACAACTCCGTGGGCCCTGTCGTTCTGCACGGGCAGGAGGCCCTCAGGCACGCCGCTGTTCCAGACCTCCTTGCCTGTATTCACACACCACCTGAGCTTCTTAACTATGGTTCTGAATTCTCATAGAatggtgttttaaaaaaactgtcaTGGCTAACTTGGGGTTGACCTTTTTCATTGAAGTTTCTTAGGTTACATGTGTTTAGTACTTTATTTAGagatgcacatttaaaaattatttgtaggaGAAAGTTACTGTCATGAGCACCATCAACCCCACTAAGGACCTGTTGGCCGACTTGATCGGCTGCCAGCGGCTTCCTGAAGACCAGCGCAAAAAGGTGCACCAGCTGAAGGACTTGCTGGACCAGATCCTCATGTTGGACCCAGCTAAACGGATTAGCATCAACCAGGCCCTGCAGCATGCCTTCATCCAGGAGAAGATTTAAACGAGATGAAGAAGCTCCAAGGGTTTGAGTAATTAAATACAAAGACTGAAGAAATTTCACAGCAGtttattaatgtatataaacttataaatatttctccagcaaattTGAGGAAGCATGATATATTGGAGTTAACACCAAGGGTgatatttcttttagaaatgttaGTTAATCTGTTTTGTGTCTTATGTGAAATTTCACTGTAGAGCTGGTTTAATTGCCGAGACTGCACAGAGTTACCATGCGAATGTACCTGGTTGCAGTTCACGTAAAAGACAAAAGCATCTGTTATAAAACGAGTAGTGATACTGGGTGGTTGATTTATTTTAGCAAACTTGGCTTCATTTTGGTCTTCAGGTGACATGGCCAGCATAAATGCTGTTTATATTCACATTCTCCTAGGTGCGTGTGTGCAGGCCACAGCAGCATGCCCTGGGTGTAGTCAGTGCCGACAGGGGTCTGTTCCTTCTTGAGCCTGCCTGCAGGGACGGTCTCCTCTTTTAAAGCAGGTTGTGTACAACATTCAGTACACTGAAGGTAAGCTAAACCATCAACATCACCGGTGTTTTAAGATGTTATTTTATTGGAACAATTGACAAATGAGGGATATTAGCTTTGTGGCAGAATTCCCTGCATGTGTGATAActgatcttgttttattttttggcattgCAGCTGTGGCATAGTTACAATTTCTGTTCTGTTCATCACATTTAAAATTTGCAGAGTAAGCGCTTGATGGATAGAGCGCCTTCAGTGTACTGTTTCttattaactttaatttttttaaatcaacttgcTATAGactttatatacattttgttaAATACAGTTCCTAGTGACATAGAAACAATGCGTAGTTTTCATTTACTAATAACAAATGTTGAGGCCTAATTCTGGAAGTCCTCATATTTAAAAGTTAGATAGACAACTCAATGAAATTTTTAACTATTTGTatgtcattttgaaaatgtacTGCTTTATGGTCAgagtgtttttcatttgttcactgtttcattatttgtgatcATGTTGTCTTTCAATACAGGCATAAACCTTCCACTCTTGAACAAAGCAGCTGCTTTTTAAAAGCGGTAATTGCttctttaccttttatttcttttgtaaatgaaACTTTTCTTTAAGGATGTGACTTTAAAGTGTTGTCTATTGCATAAAACAGTTGACACTCACTTACTGTACAGTGAAGATTGTTCTGCTGCATGTGGCGTGGGCCATGCAGGCTTCTGTATGTTCTCAGTATGCATCACTAGAGAATAAAGTCTTTTGTGAACAAGGCATTTGtagccatttttaaaagtttttgtcttCAGTGCTGGTAAGTCAGGTAAACCCTATAGAGTTAAAGCAACCTTGCGTTTCTTCCTGTAAGTCTTTAACTGAAAGAATTATTTGTTAAAGATGTAAGCCTAGCCAgaagtttatcattttattagTCACTAGGATCTTAATTGTTTCATCAAAAAATTCTACCAGTATTGTCAGCTTTCAGTGTAGTGAGATAATTCCTGTAGGTTATGGGGTATAATTCAGGATTTAACTAATGTTTCTGctattttctcacttttccttCTGATGGTgcggaaagagaaaaaggaaaacggGGCACAGGCCACTCACCGCCTTCTCCAAGGGTCTGATTTGCTGAGACACCAGCTTCACCTTCTTAACAAGGTTATTTCTGACAGCATGTGTAGATAAACATTTAgcaacaatttaaaacaaaatcgtGTAAATCAGTTTGGTTTTGCAACACAAAGGAATTAGTACTTTTTAACATGGTAGAGAATTTTCAGAAATGTATGTATAATCTTTTCTGTTTGGGTGGTAAAATTTATGCTTGTCTCCCTgagaaatgtggaaaaaaatcagattttaggggtttaagtaatatttttaaattgtaaatgggACTTTTTTATTCACCCAGGCACCCAATTACAACAAGCATGCACATTTTGGTGCATTCAAGAATGGAAGTGAGAGTAGCAGCACTCTTCTGGTGGGTTCTGCTCCATGTAAAGGCATGAAATGAACTACAGCCAGGAAGGTGGTAGATGATGCGATAGGCCAGCCTTGACGCTGTACCCCATCTCCTCGTGGTTAGACGTAAACTAACGTAACGCCAGTGCTGCCCCTCCGCAGGCCGTGAGGCCTTGTAAACAAGGCGTCACAGGTGCCGCTTTCCTACCTGAACCACACGGGTAGTGATTTCCCCACCATTACGCCTTTGGTGATCATAGGCTGCATAGTCAAGTCTTTGGTAGTTACTTTCACTCAAAATAGTCAACGTTTGTGTGTTTCTGGTGATTTTCATGACTTCATGTTATATACTTATTTAAGTAAGCTAACTTCCACTAGAGACAGTTCATCTTATGCCTTCAAAACTGTtacatgttctttaaaaaacaaagttgctTGTTACTTGTTCTTTGTGTTTTAGGTGCAGCTCAGTGGAAGATGATGACACCAGAAGACATGAGCTAAGGTTTCTGTcctataaaagattaaaaaaaaaaaaaagaatcctccatTTAATTTTTGTCTGGCATTTTAGTTTTCAGCCTTGTGATTTGGGGTGCATTACTGTCTGGCACTTAGTGGTGCTTCTGGGTTCATTGTAAAGCGCCCACTTTATCATGCTTCctgccctccccgctcccctcccccagcatagGAACCGTGGTGAGATTGAGGGGATGTTAGCCACGTGGATGGGGAGGTTCCGCACACACGTGGTCCCTAAGGGTTGTTAGAGACACAGCAGCCACCAAAGGAGCATCCGTCTGAAGGTAGTCTTCCGCGTCCGGTGGCACGTCTGCTGGCTGATGCACAAGGATAGAAAGGAGCCCTGAGAGCACCGCTCAGCTCCCGGGGGCTCTTCTCcagcgcctcccccccccccccagtgccgATGTTCAGCCAGTGCTCCAGTGACAGCCTTGAAATAGACCAGATATCCAGAGCACTGCCAGTGTTCCTTCTTACAGGAAATGAGAGGGGACATTCTGTAGATCTTTGACATTCCAAACTCAGCATTCCTGCATTTGTTTACCTAAAAGGAGTTCTGTAGGCAGTCTTATGCACACACATGTAATTGTGTTGGAATCTGTAACGTTCTCAGACAGAGACCTGGAGCTCTGCGAGGCCTCTGCCAGGTGGGGCCAGGTCGCAAGCAGCCCTCAGCAGACACGCGTGCGTGTGTCAGTCACGTGTAGCTCTTCACGAAggttttgctttatttcactcTATGGCAAAAATGGTACCAAGTGACTATGAGACTTCAGGGTCCATAAGTCCCAGGACATAGCCCACAAAGATGGTGTAGTTCTCTCTGTAGTTGGGGAGTAGTTGAGCTTACACAGCTTGGACATCATTCTCTGGGTAGACCTATTCTCAGGGGTTATCAGAAGTTAGGCTGGAAGGTCAAGGTTTTGAAGGGAGCGTCTCGTCATAAATCTCAAGACCCTCCTAGCATTCGTATCACCCTCACCCTCAAGTCCTTCGTAATAGTGTCCTGTTTCTGTATTCCACACTGCTGCTTTTTCTCAGAATAATTTcgtgttttaaaatatatgtatacttcCCGTTGTAATCACCACTTTCTTTTCCTAACTAAAACAAATACTCGGGACATTTTTACAATACAAAAAATTGCACAATGTGTCTGGTATGTGGCAGAGGCGGTGACGTGTGCTGTCCTCAGATGGGTTCCTTGTCTGCATCCCTCCTCTGCTTCACCTGTGCTTTCTCATGGTTCAGCAGCGGAGCTCTAGCTGGCTGGGCAGAAACAGAATCTCTGACGTGAAACGGGAATCACACATCTTCAGATGTAGGCCAGGCAGGCAGTTAAGGAATTCCCTTTTAAATACCGAGACAGGAAAGATGCCAGGTATCAAATGTGCAGTTACTTTATGTTGGTTATCATTAAAAATTGggtttcataaatttttttttcatagaatccTAGTTCAAGCATATATTTAACGtgaattttatcattcttttctgAGACAAAATGTCCTCCTTATGAAAATGTTCACTAcagattcatttgttttttacatgTCAATTAATGTACACAAAATTAACTTCTAAAATGCTTTCCAGTTATTTGGATAGATACCATCATggcatctttaatttttcttctccttctgtgtgTAGGGTAAGGGACTGTTCTTCTGAAGAATCTTTCCATTTAGTGATCAAGATATGGAAGCTGATCtctgaaaatactctgtatactAATGATTCCCGGTGTCATTTGAATTGTAACTTGCATTTCAGCAGCAATGTTCCCAATTGACTTACTcggaaaatgtaataaaatattcctCTTGTTACCATACTGCCTTCCTGAGTTTTCATTGCTTGAGTTTGGTATCTCACATTTAGTTTTACGTTGAAAACACCATTTCTTACTTGATGTCTCTTTCACGGATCTTCATAGATGTTGTTTGAAAGTGTTTTGTGCTCAGGTATGATTGGGAACTGCTAGGCTAGGCAGAGTTCTCGGAAGACGTCCGCCGTGTTTTGTCTCgtgcaggggagggtggggaaggggttcCGCTGAGCCAGCGGACTCTGCCCCTCAGAACCTGCAGCGTGCAGGCAGCTAAGTGCGGAACACACGCCGCAGGGTGTTGTGTTCTTGTTCCTGCTACACACACTTGATTTCGTTTCTCTAGTGATAGAAACACAGTAACGGGGTAACCCCGCTTTCTGTGATGACGTAAATAAATTGGTTCATTGTAGACAGGGAAGCCTGACAGGTATTTTCTTCTAAGGAATTTCAGCTTTGGAAACAACAAGAGAGGGACCGGGAGGTTGTGTGAATCTTCAGCACGTGCAAAGCAGCAGTGGAGGGCGGAGGCCCAGGGTGGCTCTATAGAGCACGTCCTGCCCAGCTGGAGCCCCTGCCACCCAGTGCCAGGGAAGGTCATCTGGTCAGGCCGTGGTTGTAGGAGTGGTGGGCTCCGGGTGGGTTTGTAGTGGTTCTGGAGAGCCTCCTTGTAAAAGCCCCAGGTGTAGTTTCCTGTTCAGCCTGGTACAGGATTAAGGGCTGCACAGTCATCTATCCAGAGTGACTGGCAGGGGCATGAGGTCCTGTTTTACCAGCGGAAGTGGAAGGTAGGGTGTATCAGATCCCGAGGGGAGCCAAGGGAAAGCGTCTGTGGTGGAGAGCGAACCTTGGGCCCGTGAGCAAGCAGAGAGGCCACCTTTCACTAAAGTTTCCAGAACAGAGCTACTTTGTGTCTGTTAGAAACTTTGCCAAATGTTTCTTCAAAAATGGTGGTAGAAATTGGCTTCCGACAGGTCTGGAAAATAGCAGAATCTTTTCTTCTCACCAGTTGGTACGTCTTGCCTTTTTTACCTCTGGGTACATGTTTCCTGTTTTACCCCCGTTCTGTAAGATGAACTTGAGATGCCTCGTACGTACGCACCACCTTTGGCCTCATTCTAGGGACTCAGTTTAacacagaaaagagaatcctGGCAACTATATTTTTACCAAGTGATAACGTGTTAAAATTACTAGTCCCTTTTCCTCACAGAAGTCACCAGTGCTAACAGTTTTTACATAACTACACTTAGAGCAATTTGGGACTCAACTGAAAACTAGTAGGTGTTtcggttgattttttttttttttttttttttttaggtctaaTGCCATCCTAAATAAAATAGCCTGGTTATGTTTCCAATAAGATATGTGCTGTTACCTACCTCTAAGACATTaaagccaccccccaccccaccccccgaatCCGAGAGACAGTGCGATCCTTCAGTGTGCGGTCCTTCTCTTGCAGCCCTGGGCAGATACCGCTCCCGCTTCCCGCTCCCACTCCCAGTGCCCCCGAAGCCGGGGTGTGCTTCCCTTACTCCACCCCATGTCCCTGGTGCCTGGCACTTGCACCCCCACAAGTGGGACGGTGGTGGTCTGTCAGGAGCGCCCCTTAATCCAGGGCTGAGGCGCCCACTGCATCCACTCTGCTCGTGCTACTCTCCCTGATACATTTTCTGAACTTGCCAGGCACCTCATTCCCTTAATCCTCACGTGATTGCAGGAGATCAAGGGTATCCTACTCGCTTTACAAATTCAGGTACGTGAAGAACAGAGGGGTTAAGCAACCTGCCTGAGGAGTTAGAGCTCTTAGTGGCAGAGCCTGGGTGCAAATGCAGACAGCTGGCCACGGAGCCAGTGCGCGTAGCTGCTGTGCAGACGTCACAACCCTCCGTGATGGGTGACGTCCCCTCCAGTCACGCCTTGAAGTGTGTCCACACGTGCCAGGCAATGACAGGGAGACAGCAGTGACCAAAACCCATGTCCCTCCTGCAGGGTTTACAGGTAGATCACAGCTCTAAAGGTGAGGGGCTGAAATCGACACAGGTAAAGATGGTGGAATGAACACAAAGGGCTGGTACCTGAGGTTCAGGACTCAGAAtggcaggaaagaggaaagagttgGCGGGGGAAACAAGGTCGTTGCGGGTTGGAACTAACTGCAAGTGCAAGtccatttctgtatttgtgaaagGGACGCTGTACCATTTGGCTAATGACATTAATTGAGTGGGATTTAGGTAAAAGTCTATCATAATAAGGGATCTTGAACAGTTTATCTTTTATTGCTGTTGATAACGTTCCAGGACATTCTTTGAAATTAACCTAAAAACTAAGCATACTCTGACCCTTGCCTCTAAAAACTATGTGAGCCTTGTTCTGCTAACCATAGAACAAGCCACAGTTgcctcttcaacatttatttcaATTGTCCTTTAATTCTATCTCACCCATCCTGAACTCAGATATTCCATTTTACTTGGGAGGATGATACACAACTTCATACTGACTGCCTttcaaggggtggggtgggtcagGGCTGGGAAGAagccttttcctttccatttttcctttgggTAACGTTTGAAGTTTTCATCATGTgtgctattttttaatgtttaagaaaAACTAATTTGAACTAAGCATCTACCAAAACTAAAGCCCACTACCCCCAAAATACCCAAACTGATCTACTCATGTTACATCAGGTTTTCCCCTTTACAGTGTTTTCCAAGTGCTTTCCAAAAACCACCTGCATTAAATCACCTGGGACGCTCTTTTTTACCAAGTGGATCCCTGGGCCGCACTCCCAAAGATTCCGTTTCTGTAAGCCTCCAGGAGAAACCAGGACTCTACTTTCTTGCGTCCCTGGTTCTTCGGTGCAGTAAAGCACGTCAATTACATAGTTTCCCTCTTAACCAGTTAATGAGTTAAGCTTTAGCTGTTTGAGTTTCAACTAACCAGGGTTTAAGACTTCCAGCAATAAAGAGCCTTGGGGGAAGATTCCATTAACGAGATGTGTGCTGCTTTGTGGACAGTGaccttttcccattttccttcaaCATCCTAAGCTGCTGGATCTGAGGGAAGAGGGCTGCTTCAAGCCCAGGCTgtagtgaggcccagagaggaccTTGCTCCCATGTGTGGCGTGTGGTGTGTGGCGGAGCAGTGCCTGGGAAGGGAGAGTTTCTAAGGACTCGGGAGGATCTTGTATGGTAATGTAACAAAATAGCCACTCCTTTAGCTTTTAACGGCCAAGCAAATGAATACCCAAAGTGTAGGTCAAAATGACAGACCAAGCAGATTtgtggagatggggagggagagggtccaTCCCAGGTGGGTGGCGtcactgagaaagacaaatactacctACTGTAACTCACACGCGGAATCCCCAACAATGATGCAAATGaccttattcacaaaacagaaacagactccgaCAGAGAAACAGACTTCTGTTTaaggggaaagaaggggagggataaagtcgcagtctgggattaacagatacccactactgtgtataaaatagataaccaacaaggacctaactCTGCAGCacggcaactatattcaatatcctggaataacctataatgaaaaaggatctgaaaagaatatatacacatatatgtataactgaaactaacacaacactgtaaatcaactatacttcaatttaaaaggggaaaaaagatcaCTGACTTATGACTTTATAATAGAACAGTATAAAAGAATAACTGTACCACCAATAAGTCTATTATACCATTTATTGATGGTGGAATTACACTGGAAAAGAATCACAACAAAAGAACCATCTTGAATAGTTTTCTAAGTGAAACATTCCTTTGAGACATAACATGTAAGAGACTCAAatatgtcaccagggaagcccttggttTATGTGCAGATATCTCAGCTGGGACTCTCACAAGTTCCATTCCACAGTACACCCaggaatctgtgtgtgtgtgtgtgtgtgtgtgtgtgtgtgtgtgtgtgtgtgtgtgtgtgtgtgtgtgtgtaatacctGTATCTCGGAACAAGGAATCATGTTTTAGCCGGGCTTCTTGGAATAGATTCGCTAACGTTGAAATGCAGGAAAGAAAAGAGTTATTTTTGGTCAGTGGGTGAGCACTTATCCTTAGCTATCAACAAAGGCGATAAACAGGTTAGCTTCTGAATACAGAATGGTCTGTTCAGGACCATGTCTTTTCGGTAAAGTTTCTTTTTGGTCCTTGGTGGTGCCTTAATTTCTTCCCTCTGGTTTTCGGGGAAAGGCAGAGGAACAGGTGAAACTGGTGTAGGAGACTTTGGTGGCAGACATCTGGTTGAGACCATTTTAACCAGCAATTGGGTCATCTGGGCAGGAGCAGGCTTGGCTGGGAATGCTTGGCATGGGTTTACAGTGGAGACTCTGGGATTCTGAATGTCGTCACAGGCTGCAGCCACCTGCTTTGGAGCGGGTGAGGTTCTCGGAGCTGCCCTAGAATCCCACCTGCACTTGCCAGCACGGCTCCAGCTCCACCTGGGAGCACTGTACTGAGGCTTGTAAGAACCAgaactgtttttccttttctcatgacTTTTCTCTACACAAGTTGTCTGAAGACCCACAGAGTCAGAAGGTTTGGGCTGTCTCATTTTGGGTATAGCTTTGGAGGAAGAGGGTCGTTCGGTGACTAAGGGAGCACAGAAGGACGTCTGCAGTCTCGGCCTTTCTCTTTGAATAGTCACGTGCTGCAATCTTTCCATGTCCAGTAAACGAGTTATCAAATGCTCCAGAGAGCTGTCTGGAGGCTCCATCGTCATTTTCCAACTTTCAGATTTTGAGAGGGCTAATCTGTGCAAGTCCAGGGTATTGAAAGGAGGGGGCAGAAAATCAGGGTATGGAAACACTTCACTCAGTTCTTCCGTGAAAAAGTCTTCaacattttctattgtttctgGCTTTAAGTTCAggtccatctttttaaaatagctgagtaaagtatcatttgctttttcattttctgataaaTCACTTTCATCTGTTGCATTTTCTTCCACACTGCTGTTTCCATACTTCAGATTGCAATTTGGAGCATCTAAAATTGCACCACTGTTGTTTTCTAGAGTTGAGCATAAATTAATGTGAGGCTCATTTCTGTCCTTAAAAAAGTCTCCATCTGCACACGGCCAGCAGAGACTTAACGACGtctgcagggcagggcaggaggcaaCTGGCTTGTCCACTGAAGCACTTGCTGGTGAGTGGTTCACACCGAAGAGTCTTACGGGATTAGTGGTCACATTACAGCCAATTTCCATTGAAGATTTTTTGAAATCCCttaaaaaatgagttatttaataaatggttgGTTGCCTAGAACTGAAATGCTACTAGAATTTATCAGACTACCTAATGTTGAGTTCCCAATGACAAATGTGCATCTACCTGTAACAGAAACATGTTAACTTTCAAAGACGCTCTAATTATCTATAactatatccttttttttttaaacatatagatTAAAATAGTAACTGGGCATCCCTTTTGTACATGCACAGGTGACTAGATCATTATACCTAAAAAAGGCTAACTGGCTATGAATGGCCACTAGGCTAAAAGTGGCTGATTGTAGCTATTTGTCTATGAATATATTGCATGTGCAACTATGATGTCTGAAAGGAGGCTATCCAACTCAAACTGAAATTATAGTGAAATGTTTATTGACCCAGAATTAGATGAAAGGGAACCTCTCAAAGAATGTAGTTGTTACTTAAGAAAGGCTTCTACTTTAGCcactgtggtttttaaaaattattctaataaaaaaggaagcaaaacaatGTCTATCAAACAAAAATTACCCCAGACATAGTCTACAGTAATTTTGATCTGGTGGTACTCTTTCATTTTAGGGGTAATACTCCTAGGTATTATATTCaaatgaaaactgcaaaaaagcCAGGGCATAGAATACTGGGTTTGcagttagtatttttttttaaagcttactaGAAATACTGCCATGGAAAGATTTAATACAATAACTGACATGTATAGAGTCTCATTatcttcttgcttcttttaaaGCCAATTTACACTAAAGACAGCAAAGCATTCTTGAAGGATTTTGAAAAATAGACGAAATggtaaaaatgtattcatttagcTAAATACTAGGTTTACTAACTTACCTCtgaaaaaacacaggaaaatcaCCTTAAATCTCTAATTGATAACAGACACAATCCATGGAGtgtagttataaaaaaaaaaaaaaaaaaaaaaaaaaggcatggaaTCTGGATGTGGAAGACTTAGGCTTGAACCCCTTTGCCACCAGTGAGTGAAATGGAGATTATAATACCTACCCTGGAGGTGGTCTGAGAAGCAGACAATTTTATGAACATACTCTGCAAACTGTTAAACACTAAACGAAAGCCATCATGACCTTTATTCTCTTTCCTTGTTGATGGCATACTGAGGAGAAACATCTCAGAGTAAAATGCTCACGGACCCCAAGTTTCCAGCTCTGC
It contains:
- the FAM217A gene encoding protein FAM217A isoform X1 — its product is MEYYRTLLCIAWLEQELYILRTRVGNRDAVCLKVFCCFIEPFGNPSRATHAGTGFVRTCSQKNTDGNSKQGAFQLWRYPLNEGSATENRDFKKSSMEIGCNVTTNPVRLFGVNHSPASASVDKPVASCPALQTSLSLCWPCADGDFFKDRNEPHINLCSTLENNSGAILDAPNCNLKYGNSSVEENATDESDLSENEKANDTLLSYFKKMDLNLKPETIENVEDFFTEELSEVFPYPDFLPPPFNTLDLHRLALSKSESWKMTMEPPDSSLEHLITRLLDMERLQHVTIQRERPRLQTSFCAPLVTERPSSSKAIPKMRQPKPSDSVGLQTTCVEKSHEKRKNSSGSYKPQYSAPRWSWSRAGKCRWDSRAAPRTSPAPKQVAAACDDIQNPRVSTVNPCQAFPAKPAPAQMTQLLVKMVSTRCLPPKSPTPVSPVPLPFPENQREEIKAPPRTKKKLYRKDMVLNRPFCIQKLTCLSPLLIAKDKCSPTDQK
- the FAM217A gene encoding protein FAM217A isoform X3, whose translation is MRLTAGRWAAEVRAFSESSPALRLSAPCPTPERALRRRGSTMGRRGAESSGPRLRAPVRPELRHPRARRAGRAAPEVQASPGGSALPRPLLLSPWEQWNLSHWSLDTEVPVPENKNLPPGGDGAAGGKINKNHLEIPVEQLMLELALSEPAPKRTQMGKQGAFQLWRYPLNEGSATENRDFKKSSMEIGCNVTTNPVRLFGVNHSPASASVDKPVASCPALQTSLSLCWPCADGDFFKDRNEPHINLCSTLENNSGAILDAPNCNLKYGNSSVEENATDESDLSENEKANDTLLSYFKKMDLNLKPETIENVEDFFTEELSEVFPYPDFLPPPFNTLDLHRLALSKSESWKMTMEPPDSSLEHLITRLLDMERLQHVTIQRERPRLQTSFCAPLVTERPSSSKAIPKMRQPKPSDSVGLQTTCVEKSHEKRKNSSGSYKPQYSAPRWSWSRAGKCRWDSRAAPRTSPAPKQVAAACDDIQNPRVSTVNPCQAFPAKPAPAQMTQLLVKMVSTRCLPPKSPTPVSPVPLPFPENQREEIKAPPRTKKKLYRKDMVLNRPFCIQKLTCLSPLLIAKDKCSPTDQK
- the FAM217A gene encoding protein FAM217A isoform X2, giving the protein MVPQVNSKQGAFQLWRYPLNEGSATENRDFKKSSMEIGCNVTTNPVRLFGVNHSPASASVDKPVASCPALQTSLSLCWPCADGDFFKDRNEPHINLCSTLENNSGAILDAPNCNLKYGNSSVEENATDESDLSENEKANDTLLSYFKKMDLNLKPETIENVEDFFTEELSEVFPYPDFLPPPFNTLDLHRLALSKSESWKMTMEPPDSSLEHLITRLLDMERLQHVTIQRERPRLQTSFCAPLVTERPSSSKAIPKMRQPKPSDSVGLQTTCVEKSHEKRKNSSGSYKPQYSAPRWSWSRAGKCRWDSRAAPRTSPAPKQVAAACDDIQNPRVSTVNPCQAFPAKPAPAQMTQLLVKMVSTRCLPPKSPTPVSPVPLPFPENQREEIKAPPRTKKKLYRKDMVLNRPFCIQKLTCLSPLLIAKDKCSPTDQK